In one Culex quinquefasciatus strain JHB chromosome 2, VPISU_Cqui_1.0_pri_paternal, whole genome shotgun sequence genomic region, the following are encoded:
- the LOC119767412 gene encoding ataxin-8 has translation QQQQQQQQQQQQQQQQQQQQQQQQQQQQQQQQQQQQQQQQQQQQQQQQQQQQQQQQQQQQQQQQQQQQQQQQQQQQQQQQQQQQQQQQQQQQQQQQQQQQQQQQQQQQQQQQQQQQ, from the coding sequence caacagcaacaacaacagcagcaacaacaacaacagcagcagcagcagcaacaacagcagcagcagcagcagcagcagcaacagcaacaacagcaacagcaacagcaacaacagcaacagcagcaacagcagcagcagcagcagcagcagcagcaacagcagcaacaacaacaacagcaacagcaacaacagcagcaacaacaacaacagcagcagcaacaacagcagcagcaacagcagcagcaacaacaacaacagcaacagcaacagcagcaacaacaacagcaacaacaacaacagcaacaacaacaacaacaacaacaacaacaacaacaacaacaacaacaa